In the Triticum aestivum cultivar Chinese Spring chromosome 2B, IWGSC CS RefSeq v2.1, whole genome shotgun sequence genome, ttgcacttattccatgaatcaatactattcttaggcaaagacaaaaaccaagttttagcatgatctctaagtgaaaacgtaaataacttcaatttaacaatatcattatccatatctttcttcttttgcatatcacacaaatcaacaaagttgtttagatgagtagcggcatcttcactaggccagagaattgatctttcataacaagattcaacaaagcagcattgatttcacaagactcaacatcattaagaggagcaattggagtgctaaggaaatcattattattggtattggaaaagtcacacaatttggtattatcttgcgccatcgtgacaagcaatccaacacacaagcaaacaaaaaggcaagtgaaagagagaggagattgggaaagagagggcgaataaaacggcaagggtgaagtggggagaggaaaacgacaggcaaatggcaaatgatgtaatgcgagggagatgagtttgtgatgggtacttggtatgtcttgacttgagcgaagacctcccggcaacggtgccagaaatccttcttgctacgtcttgagcttgcgttggttttacttgaagaggaaagggtgatgcaacaaagtagcgtaagtatttcccttagtttttgagaaccaaggtatcaatccagtaggaggctcctcaaaagtcccacgcacctacacaaacaaacaagaacctcgcaaccaacgcaataaaggggttatcaatcccttcacgaccacttgcgaaagtgagatctgatagagataataagataagataaatatttttggtatttttatgatatagattggaaaagtaaagatgcaaataaaagtagatggaaaacttatatgataaaagagagATCTTCGACTTAGCTCCCACAGGTCATCCACCCGGGGCGGAAGATAACGAAAGGGAGacgacccgagggccataggtttcactagtggcttctctcaagatagcataagtattacggtgggtgaacaaattactgtcgagcaattgatagaaaagcacataattatgagattatctaggcatgatcacgtatataggcataacgtccgtgataagtagaccgaaacgattatgcatctactactattactccacacatcgaccgactcctgcctgcatctagagtattaagttcatgaagaacagagtaatgcattaagaaagaagacatgatgtagagggataaactcatgcaatatgatataaacccatctttttatccttgatggcaacaatacaatacgtgccttgctgcccctgctttcactgggaaaggacaccgcaagatgaacccaaagctaagcacttctcccattgcaagaaagatcaatctagtaggccaaaccaaactgataattcgaagagacttgcaaagataacttaatcacacataaaagaattcagaggagattcaaatacttctcatagataaacttgatcataaacccacaattcctcggatctcgacaaacacaccgcaaaaagagttacatcgaatagatctccaagaagatcgaggagaactttgtattgagaatcaaagagagagaagaagccatctagataataactatggaccggaaggtctgtggtaaactactcacaactcatcggagaggccttggagatgatgtagaggccctcggtGGTCGATTCcacctccggtggagcgccgatgaaggctccaagatgggatctcgcagatatagaaggttgcggcggtggaattaggttttcgtggtgctcctggatgttttcggggtacgtgggtatatataggaggaagaagtaggtcggtggacgctcaaggggcccatgagggtgggggcgcgcccacccctagggggcacgccgggcaccctcgtggccgcctcatctgttgcttgacttccactccaagtcccctggattgcgtttgttccaaaaagatcgccccgaaggtttcattccgtttggactccatttgagattccttttcttcgaaacactgaaataggcaaaaaaaaaatagcaattcaggttgggcctccggttagtaggttagtcccaaaaatgatataaaagtgtaaagaaagcccataaacatccaaaacgggtaatataatagcatggaacaatcaaaaattatagatacgttggagacgtatcagtgaccacCTCCACGCCCACGTAGTTGACGATGATCACCTTCATGGTGTCGCAGGTCAACAACTTGAACGTCAACATGTACCCGATCATGATTTGGTGAACAGCGGTGAAGGTGGCCCAACCCTAATCAAGGGTAACCCTGCTGtttatcaccatcaccgtcactctCCATGCGCAGCCGGTGTTCGTCTTGAGCTTGAACTCTATAGGGATGGCGGGGAAGTACTTCGTGAAATCTAGAGGCAATGACAGACTCTCTACCTTTGGAGCAAGGACAACCTTGCAGAAGTGGTTTGGTCATGACTCCTGATGGTAGTGGTCATAGTTCCCCCGCTTGGGGCTTGGGTGATCCTGCACCGGCACTTCGACCAATGGAGGCACAACCTCCTTGCCCTTCTCCAATGGTGGCACGACATCCTTGCCCTTGTCCATCTGCATTATGAACAACACACAGTTCAATGGTCAGCATTCATTCATATCGGCCTAACGCTTCTATATTAACCCACCCTACTAACCCATCACCGCACTCAAACCCCCTCTATTTCACCACTTCTCCTCTTCCACCTCTCTGTTTCACCACCTCTCCTCTTCGACCTCTCTGTTTCACCACCTCTCCCTCGCCATGAAATCCAACCCCAACCCTTTCCCCTGGGGCATTGGATGGAGGCCCTTCTTCCTTGGGTGCTCGCTCGGTGACTGCACGGAGTTCGAGCACACCATGGAAGTGTGCTAGAACTTCAGGAACATCGATGACATGCACAAGGAGGCGGATGCTGTGATGAAGAAGGCTACGCCGGATGAGATGAAGACACTGATTTTGGACCTAGCCAGGGGCGCGATGTCAGGGGACATCCTacgctgggccatgaatcaggccgaCTCCAGCAATGTTAGACATCGGGTAAGATGGGCCAAGTACAATCAGTACAAGGCGCCTCAAGACCAGTGTGCCGCAACATACTGGAGTAGCATGTTCGGGTTGTCGGAGGGGGGCGCCGGCGGTAGGCGACCGTGCAAGACCCATCGTTCTTGACGAAGACGATGAGGAAGAAAAGAATATGGCTACCCCTTGCTGCTCGACGCGACTCCAGGGTCGCTTGCAACTAGACAAGAAAGTTTGTACCCCAATCCCCACCCCCGATGTAATAAAAAAGTAACATATGAACCCTAGTAGTCGTCGATGCAGTTCCTCCACCCCCGATGTAATCAAAAAATAACCTATGAACCCTAGTAGTCGTCGATGCAGTTCCTCCACCCCCGATGTGTTCAATCCCCTCCCTAACTCTTCAATCACGTGCTCTAATCTAATCTACCCCGAGTCGAAAGCAGTGAATCTACAGACAGGACGAGGTCTTACCGCCATGGCGATGAGCTCTGGTGGAGGTCTGCAGTCGCTCCGGTTGTTGCCGTCGTCTTGGATCGATTCACACTAGAGCTCCGGTGGTTGCTGTCGTCGCCACCGCCGGTTTGAGTGGGGAAGAGGGGAGAGAGCGGCGAGGAAGGGAGGTGAGGGTAATTTATGACGATGCGTTTGGAAACAACGCAACTTCTCTGGACCATACCCACGCATGCAACTGCCCACGCCCACATTCCTAGGTTGCATCGATTTGAGCGTTCCTCTGGATGCAGGCCCAGAGGTGCTTTAATGTTCATGCTATGCAGCCTACCAAATACATCCTATGTTCGTGAGATCTTACACAAACATCCGTGCAAAAATTTCCTGTAATTTTCTTCTACTTTTCAATATATTGTCACTTATGATTGTACCACCGGCCTGACCCAAGCAACATCAATCCAAACACCCCGCAAAAAAACAAGGACGtcgataacgcccacacgtgtggacgttaAAGGGTCTGGCCACACACCATGTGTGGtgtgagcaggaggcagcccacacgggtTGTGTGTGTGCAAACATTAGAATTGCTCACACGTGTGGGCGtggctacttcgtgccacacgtccAATAAGTACTATTCGTCTCCATCccgcgcgtgtggcacgaagcaaaaatgtCCACACGTCCTAGGCAGCTACATTAGGTACtcgcgggatgacgatttagttgccatcctagttggcagatgtagttatccgggatagcaagtgtagttgtaaaagcatgacaactctatctgttttgattaactatagttgccatgtctaatttatggtagttgccgcgtgtaatcaaaccgtagttgccgtgtgtgattaactacttgccacacaTGGTTAAACAATAGTTGTCATGTGTATTTACCTAGTTGCCAcatgtggtccaaccatagttgccatgtacaGTTAAtcgcagttgccatgtgtgtttatctggttgccacatacacgcaactgcagttgccgtctagcaaaaGAATCACAGTTGTCATGTTtatttacctagttgccacgttcgcgtaactgcagttgccatgcacaATGTTGTCGTGTGAGCGAAAATCAGTTCACCCACACGCTCATGGACTAGGTGAtggctgtgtgggcagaaactagttttCTCACACATTGAAGCTGGCAACAGCATGATACGGGAcgtgtgggcaaactctccaacgTCAACACATCAGCCCCGTCCTACATGGCATACAAAATCCACATTTTTGTGTCAAAATTCATGCAAAAGACAATCAACGACCATCCAGATGGGCAAGTTGGAGAATGCCCACACCTATGGACGTTAGTGTTTCCGAAAAACAAACATCAATCCAAACAGCGCGGGCGTGTCCAGAAGTCCTACACGACCGTTTGGCTCCAGTCCATGTCCACCACGCTCGACCAAAGGGCACCGCCCCATCCCCACGCGTCGCCCTGGAGGCTCGCGGAAGCCTCCAGAGCCGCCACGTTGAAACCCCTTGCTCGACCTACTCTACTCTCCCACCGCTTCGCTCCACCGATCCAAACCCACTTCGCAAAACCTGTGCACGAAGGAGCCCCCAAACCCAACCAACTAGAACGAGTGATATccatggagaagaaggatctgCTCGGCGTCCGGACGAAGCCGGCGGCAGGGAAGCGGCGGCGCAAGGTGGCAGCTGGCCCGGGACTCGCCAAGGCGATCGCGGAGTACCTCGCGTCCGACTCCTATATGTACGCGCCGCTGGTCTCAGAACCACAGGAGCAGGCGCCGCCGCAGCCCGCGGCAGCGCCTGCGACAAGTACACCTGGTTAGTCACCGATTCCTCATTCCTAATCCTTCTTGCGAGCGACGTATAATCATGTGTGGTAGTTTAGGACCCTTTTCTGAAAAGGGTACAGCGCATAATTCCAGTGCTGACCTGGTGAAATTTCAGTGTGTTGCATACCTGCATCCCACAGCGAACTGCTCGAGCAACTGAGCACTAGGTAGTGGCGTAGTGTTGTATCTATACAGTACATGTTGGTGCCTAGTACATGTAATCCGCGGGGAGGACGAACCTTTTGATGTGAGTAATACTAATTTTACAGTTCAGTTCTACTCTACTACTTGACCAAACCAGCAGACGGTAGAGATAAAAACTGAGAGCTGGAATTTACTAATAAACTGAGTAATACTAATAAACTGAGAGCTGGAGTAGAAGAGAAGATGTCAGAATTATTTACGTAGATAGCTAACAGTATAGCCCACGGGAAGATATCAGAGTTCTTTCTAAAAAAACAAGATATCAGAATTATGTTAATCGTGCTGCTGGAATTCAATCTTCTGGTAATCGATATAGTAGAAGGATGGGGTTGCATTCAGCTGTTTATTATACAGAGATGGTTGAAGGAACATATAGTCTTACAAAGCAAATTAATCAAGTTAAGAGTTATTACTAATCTTCCAGATTTCCTTCTTCCCATTTAGTTACcgtcttaagaaaaataaaatattgTTGTGTATCACGATTCTGTGGAATCTCGAAGTCTCGAGTTTAGCAAGTCTTAAGGCATTTTCCATTGAGTCTGAACATGTAGCTTGCTTTTCGATTCTCTGCTTATTAATTTATTTGGACCAAACTACTTATTGGTTGGCTGCTTCATTTCAATCCAGTTTAGTCAAGTAAGATGTCCACCTCATGATATATTGTCGTGCAGCTTCTGCAGAGAAAGGAGTAGCTCTGGTGCAAAAATACAGAGGCTCTTGGCGTGGTACATTTGCTGCCTGCTAGAAGCATTTGTGGCGATGTAGCTGTGTAGCCTTTTAGCATAAGCTTAAAGCTTTCCCGATGTTGTTTTATTCTCCTTTGACTATGCACATATGCTTTCTCTAACAATTTACCTTTGTTCTGGAGCCATGTCTCCGAGAAAGGCTAACAGTTAGTTAATCCAGGGGCATATGTAACTATCTGTACCTTATCTTGTGTCTTCACTGATGCAACCGGACTCCCGGTGTATCTCGTATGATGTTCTCGTTTTGCTACTTTGCTGCCTTTTCTTTGGATGTAGCTTACTATTGTTTTGTTTGTCTATCTCACCTGAAAAGTGAATAATCCTACTGCATTCTCGACCGTAGTATATATCCGTCTAACTCTAAGTTGGTGCCAGTCAGAATGCGCAAAGCACTGATCCGTGGGTAGGGTTTACTGGGTTGTTTGGTTTGTCATATGAGCATCTATAACCGTGTTTGGTTTGTCATATGAGTATCTACAACCGGACCCACCACTTCCCTTCGGGGAATCGGAAATACTCACCCAATGGGACCCACCAAACCCATCCCAAATGTTTGGGCTGTCCGACTCACTTCATATGCAACTCCACCAAACCCATCCAAATGTTTGGGCAGGCACCCTTCATATGCAACTCATATGTGGGACGGATATGAAGCAGGTTTTTTTTGAACGGGGGCGCAAAATGCAAGCCCATAGTTTGGAACGATACAAAAAACCAAACACAAACGATCCAAGTTAGG is a window encoding:
- the LOC123041407 gene encoding uncharacterized protein isoform X2, producing the protein MEKKDLLGVRTKPAAGKRRRKVAAGPGLAKAIAEYLASDSYMYAPLVSEPQEQAPPQPAAAPATSTPEKGVALVQKYRGSWRGTFAAC
- the LOC123041407 gene encoding uncharacterized protein isoform X1, with translation MEKKDLLGVRTKPAAGKRRRKVAAGPGLAKAIAEYLASDSYMYAPLVSEPQEQAPPQPAAAPATSTPASAEKGVALVQKYRGSWRGTFAAC